Proteins from a single region of Rhodospirillales bacterium:
- a CDS encoding TerD family protein yields the protein MVDDILDTRFEGKEVDLADNLVYLNDDLNLMQVDPALRNVLIGAGWDVNAFNADTLDLDLSVFLLNKENVTREDGDFVFYNQPETFDGGVKHRGDSRTGAGDGDDESILVDLHAVPFDIIRVAICVTIYKGYEKEQNLEMLRNAYVRIVNVDTRHEICRFVIDQVLQDRTETGVIIGFLNREGPKWHFKPAADFVPGGLSELGKRFGLIINQE from the coding sequence ATGGTCGATGATATTCTCGATACACGATTTGAAGGTAAAGAAGTCGATTTGGCGGACAATCTGGTTTATCTGAATGATGATTTAAACCTGATGCAAGTTGATCCGGCTCTGCGTAATGTTCTAATTGGCGCGGGATGGGATGTTAATGCGTTTAATGCCGACACTCTTGATCTCGATTTGTCCGTGTTTTTGCTTAATAAAGAAAATGTGACACGCGAGGATGGCGATTTTGTGTTTTATAACCAACCCGAGACGTTTGATGGCGGTGTAAAGCATAGGGGGGATAGCCGTACAGGCGCCGGTGATGGTGATGATGAGAGTATTCTTGTTGATTTGCATGCGGTTCCGTTCGATATTATTCGCGTTGCTATTTGTGTCACGATTTATAAAGGGTATGAAAAAGAGCAGAATCTTGAGATGCTTCGTAATGCGTATGTTCGTATTGTGAATGTAGATACTCGTCATGAAATTTGTCGTTTTGTTATTGATCAGGTTCTACAAGACAGAACTGAAACCGGTGTAATTATCGGCTTCTTAAATCGTGAAGGGCCTAAATGGCATTTTAAACCTGCGGCTGATTTTGTGCCTGGCGGTTTGAGCGAGTTGGGTAAACGTTTTGGGCTTATTATCAATCAGGAGTAA
- a CDS encoding exodeoxyribonuclease VII large subunit, translated as MSESEAQKTKIQTETHRSNIPEFSVSDLALSLKRTLEENYGRIRVRGELSRISIAGSGHLYSSLKDDQAVIDAVCWKGVLSNLSVKPEEGLEVICTGRISSYPKSSKYQLIIESMELAGEGALLKMLEERKKKLGEEGLFAPERKKPLPFLPQTIGVVTSPTGAVIRDILHRLADRFPRHVLVWPVLVQGDGAANQVASAIRSFQTIHKHGQPRPDLLIVARGGGSLEDLMPFNEEDVVRAIAESEIPIISAIGHETDTTLADFAADVRAPTPTGAAEMAVPVRANLIAQILEDEQRLISGMTRLLSEHRHKIESLSARLGDPARLLETQTQRIDHLSYKLSGLFSRFLDTKKHALSEQTARLRHPRERLAEASQNLSRWNEHLETLSLKLTREPTQKLDHLGKMLEAYSFENILQRGFSVVRDEKGTLIPDASNIHPNQVLDIQFRNQGHIQAITTSKKASKPKTKKRKAPPPAQNDPQTNLFD; from the coding sequence ATGTCCGAATCCGAAGCCCAAAAAACAAAAATACAAACAGAAACCCACAGATCTAACATACCGGAATTTTCCGTCAGCGATCTGGCGCTTTCACTCAAACGTACACTCGAAGAAAATTATGGCCGCATTCGCGTCCGCGGAGAGCTTTCCCGTATTTCAATCGCGGGCTCCGGGCACCTTTATTCATCCCTCAAAGACGATCAGGCCGTCATCGATGCCGTATGCTGGAAAGGCGTACTCTCCAACCTCTCCGTTAAACCTGAAGAAGGCCTTGAAGTCATCTGCACCGGGCGTATATCCAGCTACCCCAAAAGCTCAAAATACCAACTGATCATCGAATCGATGGAACTGGCCGGAGAAGGCGCACTCCTCAAAATGCTTGAAGAACGTAAAAAGAAACTGGGCGAGGAAGGTCTCTTCGCCCCGGAAAGAAAAAAACCGCTGCCCTTCCTGCCCCAGACCATCGGCGTCGTCACCTCACCCACCGGCGCAGTCATTCGCGATATTCTCCACCGCCTGGCCGATCGCTTCCCGCGCCATGTGCTGGTCTGGCCCGTCCTCGTGCAGGGCGACGGCGCGGCTAATCAAGTCGCCAGCGCCATCCGCAGCTTCCAAACCATTCATAAACACGGCCAGCCCCGCCCCGACTTGCTCATCGTCGCGCGCGGCGGCGGCTCTCTCGAAGATTTAATGCCCTTCAATGAAGAAGACGTTGTCCGCGCGATTGCCGAAAGCGAAATCCCGATCATCTCCGCAATCGGGCATGAAACCGACACCACACTTGCCGACTTCGCAGCTGATGTCCGCGCACCAACCCCCACCGGCGCTGCAGAAATGGCCGTGCCTGTACGTGCCAACCTCATCGCGCAAATTCTGGAAGACGAACAGCGCCTGATCTCCGGCATGACCCGCCTACTCTCCGAACATCGCCACAAAATAGAATCACTCAGCGCCCGCCTTGGTGATCCCGCGCGCCTCCTCGAAACGCAGACCCAGCGGATCGACCACCTTTCCTATAAACTCTCCGGACTTTTTAGCCGTTTCCTCGATACAAAAAAACATGCGCTATCCGAGCAAACCGCCAGGCTTCGCCACCCACGCGAACGCCTCGCAGAAGCATCACAAAATCTATCGCGTTGGAACGAACATCTGGAAACGCTCAGCCTCAAACTCACCCGGGAACCAACACAAAAACTGGACCATCTTGGTAAAATGCTCGAAGCATACAGCTTTGAAAATATTCTCCAGCGAGGTTTTAGCGTCGTGCGCGATGAAAAAGGAACTCTTATCCCCGATGCCAGTAACATCCACCCGAACCAGGTACTGGACATACAGTTTCGTAATCAGGGCCACATCCAGGCAATCACAACATCAAAAAAAGCTTCAAAGCCCAAAACGAAAAAAAGAAAAGCGCCACCACCTGCGCAAAACGACCCTCAGACAAACCTGTTTGACTAA
- the putA gene encoding bifunctional proline dehydrogenase/L-glutamate gamma-semialdehyde dehydrogenase PutA yields the protein MTSPSFSPYFQRSEEAAVKGLLQDFDWDEGRAARIGKEAAALIEAMRGQKQEVGQLESFMRDYALDTEEGLALMMLAEALLRIPDKATRRELIRDKVAAANWLEGVGGSKDWVVKAAGVGLFMTSRTLNGALSKIGEPIVREAMLKAMRMLGGQFVLGQDIEEAMQKALPLRNRGYRMSYDMLGEGARSAADAQHYYEAYESAIEYIGQRADKKLVRRPGVSVKLSALHPRYEFAQSEICVPEMAARLLALLQKAASYDLALTVDAEECARLNLSIEIIERVLGDASLGDWDGFGLAVQAYHKAAPAVIDHVAEMAKARTRRIQMRLVKGAYWDSEIKKAQVAGLCDFPVYTRKSHSDTSYLVCAHKMFDYVDTLYPMFGTHNAYSVAAIMDMAHNVGAGAFEFQRLFGMGGALFDQLLDRGAVASIYAPVGPHKDLLPYLVRRLLENGANSSFVNRGLDPDASVESLVVDPVDKSKNRKEFKHPKIVLPKNLFMDETPQGRANSSGVDLDAPETLAQLSQEIGAYDNSSVSAAALIDGRTLKSGAARTALNPADRADVVGQVYDADFKTVERAFEAAQAGFVEWNACDSDVRARALECAADMLEERRGEFMALLVREAGKTLVDAVSEIREAVDFLRYYASRGRKLFAAEGEALPGPTGERNRLYQQGRGVFVCISPWNFPLAIFTGQVAAALMTGNAVIAKPAEQTPLIAYKMVELLHEAGVIPAALHLLPGDGRVGACAVEHGLCAGVAFTGSTEVARIINRALAEKNGPIVPLIAETGGQNAMIVDSSALPEQVVDDVILSAFGSAGQRCSALRVLCVQEDIADKVVRMLAGAMDELCIGDPARLSTDVGPVIDEEAMAMLVHHHEALKGFGQCIGKVTVSNALARKGHYFGPCAYEIPGMGALTKEVFGPILHVIRYSKDGLDDLLRDINASGYGLTLGIHSRLESFHQYVAAGVRAGNVYVNRSMIGAVVGSQPFGGSGLSGTGPKAGGPHYLARFASERVISVDTTAAGGNASLVSLSE from the coding sequence ATGACGTCTCCTTCCTTTTCTCCTTATTTCCAGCGTAGCGAGGAAGCTGCCGTTAAGGGCTTGCTTCAAGATTTTGATTGGGATGAAGGTAGGGCAGCGCGGATTGGTAAAGAGGCGGCGGCGCTAATTGAGGCCATGCGGGGCCAGAAACAGGAGGTTGGTCAGCTGGAATCCTTTATGCGTGATTATGCGTTGGATACGGAGGAGGGGCTGGCTCTGATGATGTTGGCTGAGGCTTTGCTCCGTATTCCTGATAAGGCAACGCGCCGGGAGTTGATTCGGGACAAGGTTGCGGCGGCGAATTGGCTTGAGGGTGTGGGCGGATCGAAGGATTGGGTGGTTAAAGCTGCCGGGGTCGGGTTGTTTATGACTTCCAGGACTTTGAATGGCGCTTTGAGTAAAATCGGTGAGCCGATTGTGCGCGAGGCGATGCTCAAAGCCATGCGGATGTTAGGCGGGCAGTTTGTGCTTGGCCAAGATATTGAAGAGGCGATGCAAAAGGCTTTGCCGCTCAGGAATCGCGGCTATCGAATGTCGTATGACATGCTTGGCGAGGGGGCGCGCAGTGCGGCTGATGCGCAGCATTATTATGAGGCGTACGAAAGTGCGATTGAGTATATCGGCCAGCGGGCCGATAAAAAGCTGGTTCGGCGTCCCGGGGTTTCGGTTAAGCTTTCTGCGTTGCATCCGCGTTATGAATTTGCGCAGAGCGAGATCTGCGTCCCTGAAATGGCGGCGCGGTTATTGGCTTTGTTGCAAAAGGCAGCTTCGTACGATCTGGCGTTGACGGTCGATGCGGAGGAATGCGCACGGCTGAATTTGTCGATTGAGATTATTGAGCGGGTTTTGGGTGATGCATCCTTGGGAGATTGGGATGGGTTTGGGCTTGCGGTGCAGGCCTATCACAAGGCTGCGCCGGCGGTGATTGATCATGTGGCTGAAATGGCCAAGGCGCGTACTCGGCGCATTCAGATGCGGCTGGTTAAGGGCGCATATTGGGACAGCGAGATTAAAAAGGCACAAGTGGCGGGTCTTTGCGATTTTCCGGTTTATACGCGCAAGAGCCATAGCGATACGTCGTATTTGGTGTGTGCGCATAAAATGTTTGATTACGTGGATACGCTTTATCCGATGTTTGGAACGCATAATGCGTACAGCGTGGCGGCGATTATGGATATGGCACATAATGTTGGAGCGGGCGCATTTGAATTTCAGCGTTTATTTGGTATGGGGGGCGCGCTGTTTGATCAACTTTTAGATCGCGGGGCGGTGGCGAGTATTTATGCGCCGGTTGGGCCGCATAAGGATCTGTTACCTTATCTGGTGCGGCGGTTGCTTGAAAATGGGGCCAATAGCTCCTTCGTGAACCGGGGGCTGGACCCGGATGCATCGGTGGAAAGTCTTGTGGTTGATCCTGTGGATAAGTCTAAAAACCGCAAAGAGTTTAAGCACCCTAAAATTGTGTTGCCAAAAAATTTATTTATGGATGAAACGCCGCAAGGTCGAGCCAACTCTTCTGGTGTGGACCTTGATGCGCCCGAGACGCTTGCACAATTGAGTCAGGAAATTGGTGCGTATGATAACAGTTCTGTCAGTGCGGCAGCATTGATTGATGGAAGGACATTGAAAAGCGGGGCTGCGCGGACGGCTTTGAACCCGGCGGATCGGGCCGATGTGGTGGGGCAGGTTTATGATGCGGATTTCAAAACGGTGGAGCGTGCGTTTGAGGCTGCGCAAGCTGGTTTTGTGGAGTGGAATGCGTGCGATTCGGATGTGCGGGCGCGGGCGCTGGAGTGCGCTGCGGACATGTTGGAAGAGCGGCGCGGTGAATTTATGGCTTTGCTGGTGCGCGAAGCCGGGAAAACGTTGGTGGACGCGGTATCCGAAATTCGTGAGGCGGTCGATTTCCTGCGTTATTACGCAAGTCGAGGGCGCAAGCTTTTTGCGGCTGAGGGCGAAGCTTTGCCGGGGCCGACCGGGGAGCGGAATCGGCTTTATCAGCAAGGGCGCGGGGTGTTTGTGTGTATATCCCCATGGAATTTTCCTTTGGCGATTTTTACCGGGCAGGTGGCTGCGGCGTTGATGACGGGGAATGCGGTGATTGCAAAACCAGCGGAGCAGACGCCGCTGATTGCTTATAAAATGGTGGAATTGCTGCATGAGGCTGGCGTGATTCCTGCAGCATTACATTTGCTGCCTGGTGACGGGCGCGTAGGTGCGTGCGCGGTGGAGCACGGGCTGTGTGCCGGGGTTGCTTTTACCGGTTCGACCGAGGTGGCGCGGATTATAAACCGGGCTTTGGCTGAGAAGAATGGTCCGATTGTACCGCTGATTGCCGAGACGGGTGGGCAGAATGCGATGATTGTTGATAGTTCGGCATTGCCTGAGCAGGTTGTGGATGATGTGATTTTGAGCGCGTTTGGCAGCGCGGGTCAGCGTTGCTCGGCGTTACGGGTTTTATGTGTACAGGAGGATATTGCCGATAAGGTGGTGCGGATGCTGGCCGGGGCTATGGATGAGCTGTGTATTGGTGATCCTGCTCGGCTTTCTACGGATGTCGGACCAGTGATCGATGAGGAGGCTATGGCTATGCTTGTGCATCATCATGAAGCTTTGAAAGGGTTTGGTCAGTGTATTGGTAAGGTTACGGTCTCAAATGCGCTTGCACGTAAAGGGCATTATTTTGGGCCGTGCGCATATGAAATTCCCGGCATGGGGGCGCTCACCAAAGAAGTTTTTGGACCGATTTTGCATGTGATTCGCTATTCTAAAGATGGTTTGGATGATTTGCTGAGGGATATAAATGCGAGCGGGTATGGTTTGACGCTGGGAATTCATAGCCGGCTCGAGAGTTTTCATCAGTATGTGGCGGCGGGTGTACGTGCCGGGAATGTTTATGTGAATCGTTCGATGATTGGCGCGGTGGTTGGCTCGCAGCCCTTTGGCGGAAGCGGGTTGTCGGGTACGGGGCCGAAAGCCGGCGGGCCGCATTATCTGGCGCGCTTCGCGAGCGAGCGGGTGATCAGCGTTGATACAACTGCAGCCGGGGGGAATGCGTCTCTTGTATCCTTAAGCGAATAG
- the purD gene encoding phosphoribosylamine--glycine ligase — protein sequence MKVLLVGSGGREHALAWALAASEKCNALYCAPGNAGIEACAECVGIGAEDVQGLVGFAKDKAIDLVVIGPEAPLVAGLADGLAAVNIAVFGPDKKAAQLEGSKGFMKDLCAKYDIPTASYGRFTDIEAAQQFIEDQPGNVVVKADGLAAGKGVIMCDNKAEAVEAAREMLSGGSFGEAGTEIVIEEFMDGEELSYFALADGKSVLPLSSAQDHKRAYDGDEGPNTGGMGAYSPAHLMDDALEQKILERIIQPTIDGMAAEGCPFTGVLYAGIMMVDGEPKLLEYNVRFGDPECQPLMMRLQGDLLEILDAAAHGRLAEIADRVSWSDKSALCVVMATKGYPGSYPKNTVIKGLEDTAEVKDVTVFHAGTAKDENGQIISTGGRVLGVTALGETIAEAQRRAYMGVNKINWPDGFCRKDIGWRALKAEEAA from the coding sequence ATGAAGGTTTTATTGGTTGGTTCAGGTGGACGGGAGCACGCGTTGGCGTGGGCTTTGGCAGCGTCGGAAAAATGTAATGCGCTATATTGTGCGCCGGGAAATGCGGGTATTGAGGCTTGCGCGGAGTGCGTGGGTATTGGTGCGGAAGATGTACAAGGATTGGTGGGTTTTGCCAAAGATAAAGCGATTGATCTGGTGGTGATTGGGCCTGAAGCGCCGCTGGTGGCGGGGTTGGCTGACGGGCTTGCTGCAGTGAATATTGCAGTATTCGGGCCGGATAAAAAGGCGGCGCAGCTTGAGGGTTCCAAAGGTTTTATGAAAGATTTGTGCGCAAAATACGATATTCCGACGGCCAGCTATGGCCGATTTACGGATATTGAAGCGGCGCAGCAATTTATTGAAGATCAACCCGGCAATGTTGTGGTGAAAGCCGATGGGCTCGCTGCCGGTAAGGGCGTGATTATGTGTGATAACAAGGCTGAGGCTGTTGAAGCGGCGCGCGAGATGCTGAGTGGCGGAAGCTTTGGTGAGGCTGGTACAGAAATTGTGATTGAAGAGTTTATGGATGGTGAGGAGCTGAGTTATTTTGCGCTGGCCGATGGCAAGAGCGTATTGCCGCTAAGTTCCGCGCAGGACCATAAGCGTGCCTATGATGGCGATGAAGGGCCGAATACCGGTGGAATGGGCGCATATTCCCCGGCGCATTTAATGGACGATGCGCTGGAGCAGAAGATACTTGAGCGCATTATTCAGCCGACGATTGACGGGATGGCTGCAGAGGGTTGTCCGTTTACGGGCGTTTTATATGCGGGAATCATGATGGTCGATGGTGAGCCGAAATTGCTGGAATATAATGTGCGGTTTGGTGATCCGGAGTGTCAGCCGTTGATGATGCGTTTGCAAGGGGATTTGCTTGAAATTCTGGATGCGGCGGCACATGGGCGTTTGGCGGAAATTGCCGATCGGGTTTCATGGAGCGATAAATCAGCGCTGTGCGTGGTGATGGCTACAAAGGGGTATCCGGGATCTTATCCGAAAAACACAGTGATTAAGGGATTGGAAGATACGGCGGAAGTGAAGGATGTGACGGTGTTTCACGCCGGAACAGCCAAGGATGAAAACGGGCAGATTATTAGCACGGGTGGGCGCGTTTTAGGGGTTACGGCACTGGGCGAGACAATTGCGGAGGCGCAGCGCCGGGCTTACATGGGTGTGAACAAGATTAATTGGCCGGATGGGTTTTGCCGTAAAGACATCGGTTGGCGGGCTTTGAAGGCGGAAGAAGCTGCCTAA
- a CDS encoding nucleoside deaminase produces the protein MRAALEEAKTAEALDEVPIGAVLVSPETGEIIAAHGNRTRTMCDPTAHAEILCIREICSFEKAQRTPGYDLYITLEPCAMCAAAISFARLNRVIFGAHDPKGGGILHGGKFYDQPTCHHRPAVTHGILADECSQILRDFFKAKR, from the coding sequence ATGCGCGCCGCATTGGAAGAGGCAAAAACAGCGGAGGCCTTGGACGAAGTCCCGATCGGCGCCGTTCTGGTAAGCCCTGAAACCGGTGAAATTATCGCCGCCCACGGCAACCGCACCCGCACAATGTGCGACCCCACTGCCCACGCTGAAATCCTGTGTATCCGCGAGATCTGCTCTTTCGAAAAAGCCCAGCGCACACCGGGCTATGACCTCTACATAACCCTTGAGCCTTGCGCCATGTGCGCCGCTGCAATCTCATTTGCACGCCTGAACCGGGTCATTTTTGGCGCACATGACCCAAAAGGCGGCGGCATCCTGCACGGCGGAAAATTCTACGACCAGCCGACCTGCCACCACCGCCCAGCCGTAACCCACGGCATCCTCGCCGACGAATGCAGCCAGATCTTGCGCGATTTTTTTAAAGCGAAACGCTAA
- a CDS encoding rRNA pseudouridine synthase, translated as MSEENHKGERIAKVMARAGLCSRREAECWIEAGRVQVNGERLASAACVVGVDDRIEVDGRLLGLAEEARLFLYHKPSGLVSTHKDERGRKTVFDMLPKELPRVMSVGRLDLNTEGLLLLTNDGGLSRYLELPATGWSRRYRVRVLGAVDEARLADLKGGITVEGVRYKSIEAKLEQTGKSGANRWISVTLREGKNREIRRVMGALGLQVNRLIRVGYGPFELNKLPCGGVQEVEAHVMKAQIPGYFKGHV; from the coding sequence ATGAGTGAAGAAAACCACAAAGGCGAGCGGATTGCAAAAGTTATGGCGCGGGCAGGCTTGTGTTCGCGGCGTGAGGCTGAGTGCTGGATTGAGGCCGGGCGTGTTCAGGTTAATGGTGAGCGGCTTGCGAGCGCGGCGTGCGTTGTTGGCGTGGATGATAGGATTGAGGTGGATGGCAGGCTGCTGGGTCTGGCCGAGGAGGCGCGGCTGTTTCTTTATCACAAGCCATCCGGGCTGGTGAGTACGCATAAGGATGAGCGCGGGCGTAAGACGGTGTTTGATATGCTTCCTAAAGAATTACCGCGGGTTATGAGCGTGGGGCGGCTGGATCTGAATACGGAAGGGTTGCTGCTGCTGACCAATGATGGGGGCCTGTCACGCTACTTGGAGCTGCCTGCAACGGGTTGGTCCCGGCGTTATCGTGTGCGGGTTTTAGGCGCGGTTGATGAAGCCCGGCTGGCGGATTTGAAAGGCGGGATTACGGTTGAAGGGGTGCGCTATAAATCGATTGAAGCCAAGCTTGAGCAGACGGGGAAAAGCGGGGCTAATCGTTGGATCTCGGTGACTTTACGCGAGGGGAAAAACCGCGAGATCCGCCGGGTTATGGGGGCATTGGGGTTGCAGGTGAATCGGTTGATTCGCGTTGGGTATGGTCCGTTCGAATTGAATAAATTGCCGTGTGGCGGTGTGCAGGAAGTGGAGGCGCACGTGATGAAGGCGCAGATTCCGGGATATTTTAAGGGTCATGTGTGA
- the rsmD gene encoding 16S rRNA (guanine(966)-N(2))-methyltransferase RsmD, whose translation MRIVAGKYGGRRLEVPGGRDIRPTSDKVRGAVFNALESMGAVRGARVLDCFCGTGALGLEALSRGAEFCSFMDKDKRSLALTRSNAERLDAALQSEFFLRDAQRFIRPSSMPKYSLVFLDPPYRKGLIDIVLQALEEGECFDTAAVIVLESEKGYAPNMSGSFTVQSTKTYGDTQVQFLNYTGQL comes from the coding sequence ATGCGGATTGTGGCGGGAAAATATGGTGGACGGCGGTTGGAGGTTCCCGGAGGCCGGGATATTCGTCCTACCAGCGATAAGGTGCGCGGTGCAGTTTTTAACGCTTTGGAGTCTATGGGCGCGGTGCGCGGTGCGCGGGTGCTCGATTGTTTTTGCGGAACAGGGGCGCTGGGGCTGGAGGCGCTTTCTCGGGGGGCAGAGTTTTGCAGCTTTATGGATAAAGACAAGCGCTCTTTGGCGTTGACGCGTAGTAATGCCGAACGTTTGGACGCGGCGCTGCAAAGTGAGTTTTTCTTGCGTGATGCACAGCGGTTCATAAGACCCTCAAGTATGCCTAAATACAGCCTTGTATTTCTAGACCCTCCGTATCGAAAAGGTCTAATTGATATTGTTTTACAGGCCTTGGAGGAGGGTGAGTGTTTCGATACGGCGGCCGTGATTGTGCTGGAGAGCGAGAAGGGTTATGCGCCTAATATGAGTGGTTCATTTACGGTTCAATCAACCAAAACCTACGGTGATACGCAGGTTCAATTCTTGAATTATACCGGTCAACTTTAG
- a CDS encoding undecaprenyl-diphosphate phosphatase → MTVLPLIILALVQGITEFLPISSSGHLILVHRIFGDIESWENRLVLDVAVHVGTLFSVLIYFRKDVIAMLCGLINTLRGNFTHRGARLNLHLIIASLPIIIAGLIVQILQPGWLLLLNVIALTTLIFGILLWIADRKPAEGKTLENLNFKDAFLIGCAQTLALIPGTSRSGITMTAARFLGYSRTESAHFSLLLAIIAITGAGTLASLELYQSGDITLGLDALLATILAFIAGWASIVLMMKWLERASFTIFAIYRIILGAVLLIILNTGIF, encoded by the coding sequence ATGACAGTGCTTCCTTTAATCATTCTCGCCCTCGTGCAAGGCATAACCGAATTCCTGCCCATCAGCTCCAGCGGCCACCTCATCCTGGTCCACAGGATATTCGGCGACATTGAAAGCTGGGAAAACCGGCTAGTTCTAGACGTTGCCGTACATGTCGGCACCCTGTTTTCAGTCCTCATCTATTTTCGTAAAGACGTTATCGCCATGCTCTGTGGCCTTATAAACACCCTGCGCGGAAATTTCACGCATAGAGGCGCCCGACTCAACCTCCACCTGATTATCGCCTCACTCCCGATTATCATCGCAGGCCTTATCGTACAAATCCTCCAACCCGGCTGGCTCCTGCTACTCAATGTGATCGCGCTAACAACCCTCATCTTCGGCATCTTGCTATGGATTGCAGATCGCAAACCAGCCGAGGGAAAAACACTTGAAAATCTCAATTTCAAGGATGCTTTCCTCATTGGCTGCGCACAAACGCTCGCCCTTATCCCCGGCACCAGCCGTTCCGGTATCACCATGACTGCCGCACGCTTTCTGGGCTATTCACGCACCGAAAGCGCACATTTCTCACTGCTACTAGCCATTATTGCTATCACCGGCGCCGGAACGCTGGCCAGCCTTGAACTTTACCAATCCGGCGATATAACCTTGGGCCTTGACGCTTTGCTCGCCACAATCCTCGCTTTTATCGCCGGATGGGCTTCAATCGTGCTCATGATGAAATGGCTAGAGCGCGCCAGCTTCACAATCTTTGCCATTTACCGCATCATCTTGGGCGCCGTTTTACTCATAATCCTCAACACCGGAATTTTCTAA
- a CDS encoding polyisoprenoid-binding protein, with product MSRLSLSVVAAALLFVPASVQAQVEKYSFDKAHTQILFFVNHLGFSNSQGEFHDYDGSFTFDQTHPENSSVDVTIQSASIDMDDEKWDEHLKTADFFAVEKFPTMHFKSTDIEITGDNSANITGDLTLLGVTHPVTLAVVHNKSDKHPFSGKYVSGFSGSAILKRSDFGMNYGIPGVADEVQIRLEVEGIREEQEGEGTNNP from the coding sequence ATGTCACGTTTATCGTTATCGGTTGTAGCGGCGGCTTTGTTGTTCGTTCCTGCGTCTGTGCAGGCGCAGGTTGAAAAATATAGTTTTGATAAGGCGCATACGCAGATTTTGTTTTTCGTCAATCATCTCGGGTTTTCGAATTCGCAGGGCGAGTTTCACGATTATGACGGGTCTTTTACTTTTGATCAGACGCATCCTGAAAATTCGAGTGTTGATGTAACAATCCAGAGCGCCAGTATCGATATGGATGATGAGAAGTGGGATGAGCACCTAAAAACGGCTGATTTCTTCGCGGTTGAGAAGTTTCCGACGATGCATTTCAAAAGTACAGACATTGAGATTACCGGGGATAATAGCGCCAATATTACCGGTGATTTGACGCTCCTGGGCGTTACTCATCCGGTGACGCTGGCGGTGGTGCATAATAAATCGGACAAGCATCCGTTTAGCGGTAAATATGTTTCCGGTTTTTCGGGGAGCGCGATTTTGAAGCGTTCTGATTTTGGAATGAATTACGGTATTCCGGGCGTTGCAGATGAGGTTCAGATTCGTTTGGAAGTTGAAGGTATTCGCGAGGAGCAAGAGGGCGAAGGGACGAATAACCCGTAG